Proteins encoded within one genomic window of Lampris incognitus isolate fLamInc1 chromosome 19, fLamInc1.hap2, whole genome shotgun sequence:
- the bambia gene encoding BMP and activin membrane-bound inhibitor (Xenopus laevis) homolog a: MDRRSTFSCIWLQLELCAMAVLLTKGEIRCYCDAPHCVATGYMCKSELNACFTKVLDPLNSNSPLTHGCLDPVANAADVCNNLKSTDLLAGMSSSALECCHDDMCNYRGLHDLAHTRESTDHGRYQPESNNRNLVTRVQELASTKEVWFRAAVIAVPIAGGLILVLLIMLALRMLRSENKRLQDQRQQMLSRLHYSFHGHHTKKGHVAKLDLECMVPVTGHENCCLTCDKMRQADLGNDKILSLVHWGMYSGHGKLEFV, from the exons ATGGATCGCCGCTCCACTTTCAGTTGCATTTGGCTTCAGTTGGAACTCTGTGCCATGGCGGTTCTGCTCACTAAAG GAGAAATAAGGTGTTACTGTGATGCGCCTCATTGCGTGGCCACGGGGTACATGTGCAAGTCGGAGCTGAACGCCTGCTTCACCAAGGTCCTGGATCCGCTCAACAGCAACTCTCCACTTACACATGGGTGTTTAGATCCGGTTGCCAATGCTGCCGATGTTTGCAACAACTTAAAGAGCACAGATCTCCTCGCCGGGATGTCATCCTCAGCCCTGGAGTGCTGCCACGATGACATGTGCAATTACCGAGGCCTGCACGACCTGGCACACACCAGAGAATCAACAG atCATGGCCGGTACCAGCCTGAGAGCAACAACAGGAACCTGGTGACCCGGGTCCAGGAGTTGGCCTCGACCAAGGAGGTGTGGTTCCGAGCTGCAGTAATTGCGGTGCCCATTGCCGGTGGCCTAATCCTGGTGCTGCTTATCATGTTGGCCCTGCGCATGCTCCGCAGTGAGAACAAACGGCTGCAGGACCAGAGGCAGCAGATGCTGTCGCGGCTCCACTACAGCTTCCACGGGCACCACACAAAGAAAGGCCATGTGGCCAAGCTGGACCTGGAGTGTATGGTGCCCGTCACGGGCCACGAGAACTGCTGTCTGACCTGTGACAAGATGAGACAGGCTGACCTTGGCAACGACAAGATCCTGTCTCTGGTGCACTGGGGGATGTATAGCGGCCACGGGAAGCTGGAGTTTGTATGA